Proteins encoded in a region of the Agromyces protaetiae genome:
- a CDS encoding prepilin peptidase: protein MPLEPGFTHLLAVVVAAMLGGVLGWWPLAAWAQHSLAGVAVPGVASSPGDGSTDADVVGRPRVAVTPAAPARPAGPAGSTGGRAAAVVAGGAEAGGRAATGPAAGGRAATGAVAEVCLRARAVAVTRPAVRATAGAVTACVWGLAVWRLGLSPVVPAVLVFLAAATVLALVDLRERRLPNRVTGPAFVVVAVLLTAAAMASGAWAALLWAVLGGAAMFVTYLLVALASPAAMGMGDVKLAGLIGLVLGWFGFDAWLIGLLAAFVLGGSVAIIALALRRVTLRTSIPFGPSMLAGALLSVLLVA from the coding sequence ATGCCACTCGAGCCCGGGTTCACGCATCTGCTCGCCGTCGTGGTCGCGGCCATGCTCGGCGGCGTGCTCGGGTGGTGGCCGCTCGCGGCCTGGGCGCAGCACTCCCTGGCCGGCGTCGCGGTGCCGGGCGTGGCCTCGTCGCCCGGTGACGGATCGACCGATGCGGACGTCGTCGGCCGGCCGCGGGTGGCGGTGACTCCGGCTGCACCGGCCAGACCGGCCGGACCGGCCGGATCGACGGGCGGGCGGGCGGCGGCGGTGGTCGCCGGTGGTGCCGAGGCGGGTGGGCGGGCGGCGACCGGACCGGCGGCGGGCGGGCGGGCTGCGACCGGAGCCGTCGCCGAGGTGTGCCTGCGCGCGCGGGCGGTCGCGGTGACGCGGCCTGCGGTGCGGGCGACCGCCGGGGCCGTCACGGCCTGTGTCTGGGGCCTGGCCGTGTGGCGCCTCGGTCTCTCGCCGGTGGTGCCGGCGGTTCTCGTGTTCCTGGCGGCGGCGACGGTGCTCGCATTGGTCGATCTGCGGGAGCGGCGGCTGCCGAACCGGGTCACGGGTCCGGCGTTCGTCGTCGTCGCGGTGCTGCTCACGGCCGCGGCGATGGCATCGGGGGCGTGGGCTGCGCTGCTGTGGGCGGTGCTCGGCGGGGCGGCGATGTTCGTGACCTACCTGCTCGTCGCGTTGGCGTCGCCGGCCGCGATGGGCATGGGTGATGTGAAGCTCGCCGGACTCATCGGCCTGGTGCTCGGCTGGTTCGGGTTCGACGCGTGGCTGATCGGGCTCCTGGCCGCGTTCGTGTTGGGCGGCAGCGTGGCGATCATCGCCCTCGCCCTCCGACGAGTGACGTTACGGACCTCGATCCCGTTCGGCCCCTCCATGCTCGCCGGTGCCCTGCTGTCGGTCCTGCTCGTCGCATAG
- a CDS encoding alpha/beta hydrolase yields the protein MAEQHEWRPDVLGPRFEQLTLPLRDDDEGAVVATLVRHRPPWRLGRWFEEAPLEGADVLYVHGWSDYFFNPELAAYWAGLGARFFALDLRKYGRSIRPWQTPGYVTDLAAYDEDLHAALQAMGHGAERGASARRLVLMGHSTGGLTLSLWAARHPGRAAALVLNSPWLEFQLSRVGRQALAPVIGWGARVNPQGPLPNVDLGFYARSIDRAQGGEWDYDHAWRPDRGFTAHPAWLTAILAGHATVAAGIDVGAPVLTVLSARSTIATQWSEAMRSSDIVLVVDEIAQRALNLGPDVTVARVDGALHDVVLSREPARTAAYAAITRWLGGYAPRR from the coding sequence GTGGCCGAGCAGCACGAGTGGCGCCCCGACGTGCTGGGGCCGCGATTCGAGCAGCTCACCTTGCCGCTCCGCGACGACGACGAGGGCGCGGTCGTCGCGACGCTCGTCCGGCATCGGCCGCCGTGGCGGCTGGGGCGGTGGTTCGAGGAGGCGCCGCTCGAGGGCGCCGACGTGCTCTACGTGCACGGCTGGAGCGACTACTTCTTCAACCCTGAGCTCGCGGCGTACTGGGCGGGACTCGGCGCCCGGTTCTTCGCGCTCGATCTGCGGAAGTACGGCCGGAGCATCCGGCCCTGGCAGACGCCCGGATACGTGACCGACCTGGCCGCGTACGACGAAGACCTCCACGCGGCCCTGCAGGCCATGGGGCACGGGGCTGAGCGCGGAGCATCCGCCCGACGCCTGGTGCTCATGGGGCACTCGACCGGCGGACTCACGCTGTCGCTCTGGGCGGCTCGACACCCGGGCCGCGCGGCCGCGCTCGTGCTCAACAGCCCGTGGCTGGAGTTCCAGCTCAGCCGGGTCGGCCGACAGGCGCTTGCGCCGGTCATCGGATGGGGTGCGCGGGTGAATCCGCAGGGGCCGCTGCCGAACGTCGACCTCGGGTTCTACGCGAGGTCGATCGACCGCGCACAGGGCGGGGAATGGGACTACGACCACGCCTGGCGGCCGGATCGCGGATTCACGGCGCATCCGGCCTGGCTGACGGCCATCCTCGCGGGGCACGCGACCGTCGCGGCGGGCATCGACGTGGGGGCGCCCGTGCTGACCGTGCTGTCGGCACGGTCGACGATCGCGACGCAGTGGAGCGAGGCCATGCGTTCGAGCGACATCGTGCTCGTGGTCGACGAGATCGCCCAGCGCGCGCTGAACCTGGGCCCAGACGTCACCGTCGCGCGAGTCGACGGCGCCCTGCACGACGTCGTGCTCTCGCGCGAGCCCGCCCGCACGGCGGCCTACGCCGCGATCACGAGGTGGCTCGGCGGCTACGCCCCGCGCCGCTGA
- a CDS encoding type IV toxin-antitoxin system AbiEi family antitoxin domain-containing protein → MDSRLHPGPHGFVLWRDAVAVGLVEALRTSVRRGELVRVRRGVYRPANTGDPRQFGAQRHADLVKAAALTLERPVFTAYSAAAVLGLPLISRWPTSVYVASATAHGGRRSGLVQVGRLGDERPVFVEGVLTTSIEVTLIQLARLASLRDVLAATDAALRAPRYSRDRPAMTTIERLRAVHEQRRPYRGCRRMDAVLERATDQSDSPLETDSRLLFEHYGYAQPALQHPIALPEMGVVARLDFYWSEADAAAEADGRGKYRRASVRESADTVIAEKDRENAIRRRVRAFDRWDWTDRRAVEPVLHRLDAMRIPRVRPVSVL, encoded by the coding sequence ATGGATTCTCGACTTCATCCAGGTCCCCACGGCTTCGTGCTCTGGCGCGACGCCGTCGCTGTCGGGCTTGTCGAGGCGCTGCGGACATCGGTGCGGCGCGGCGAACTCGTCCGCGTTCGCCGAGGCGTGTACCGGCCGGCGAACACGGGCGACCCGCGGCAATTCGGAGCGCAACGTCACGCTGATCTGGTCAAAGCAGCGGCCCTGACCCTTGAGAGACCGGTGTTCACGGCGTATTCCGCCGCGGCGGTGCTCGGTCTGCCGCTCATCTCACGGTGGCCGACCTCGGTGTACGTCGCGTCGGCGACCGCGCACGGAGGGCGTCGATCCGGATTGGTGCAGGTCGGTCGCCTCGGCGACGAGAGACCGGTGTTCGTCGAGGGCGTGCTGACGACGTCGATCGAGGTCACGCTGATCCAGCTCGCGCGTCTGGCGTCCCTTCGCGATGTGCTCGCGGCGACGGATGCGGCGCTGCGCGCGCCGAGGTATTCCCGGGATCGTCCCGCGATGACCACGATCGAGCGTCTGCGAGCAGTGCACGAGCAGCGCCGGCCCTACCGCGGCTGCCGACGGATGGATGCCGTGCTCGAACGCGCGACCGACCAATCCGATAGCCCGCTCGAGACTGACAGCAGATTACTGTTCGAACACTACGGGTACGCGCAACCCGCGCTGCAACATCCGATTGCGCTCCCCGAGATGGGAGTGGTCGCCCGGCTCGATTTCTACTGGTCCGAGGCGGATGCTGCGGCCGAGGCCGACGGCCGGGGGAAGTATCGACGTGCGAGCGTGCGCGAGTCCGCGGACACCGTGATCGCCGAGAAGGATCGCGAAAACGCGATCCGACGACGCGTCCGAGCGTTCGACCGCTGGGATTGGACCGACCGCCGGGCCGTCGAGCCGGTGCTGCATCGTCTCGACGCCATGCGCATCCCTCGCGTCCGCCCGGTCTCCGTGCTCTGA
- a CDS encoding NUDIX domain-containing protein codes for MPPAGAGDAARRGQPGASGERAPQAGAWEPAADLGVDTHDATGAADARASAGAADPRGTTDDTSDPRGTTDASDTRVTGGAADSPNSDDAADRPHTGQPGVDVPDRRGRTGLDRVGRDLDRNPRVVVRDVRVLTSNWFVTRATTFDFRHADGTWSTEERETYDRGDGATILLYDTAARTVLLTRQFRYPAYVNEHPDGMLIETAAGLLDADDAETAIRREAEEEIGAPVGDVERVFDVYMSPGSITERLHFFAAPYRHGDIAHGSRAGLAEEGEDIEVLELDFDDALARIGVDIVDAKTIMLLQWAALRGPFAPRA; via the coding sequence ATGCCTCCGGCGGGCGCCGGAGACGCCGCGCGCAGAGGGCAGCCGGGCGCCTCGGGTGAGCGGGCGCCTCAGGCGGGCGCCTGGGAACCGGCCGCCGATCTCGGGGTCGATACGCATGACGCGACGGGCGCAGCCGACGCGCGCGCCTCGGCCGGCGCAGCCGACCCACGCGGCACCACCGACGACACATCCGACCCACGCGGCACCACCGACGCATCCGACACACGGGTCACCGGTGGCGCAGCCGACTCACCCAACAGTGACGACGCAGCCGACCGACCCCACACCGGACAGCCGGGCGTCGACGTACCCGACCGGCGCGGGCGCACGGGCCTCGATCGCGTCGGTCGCGACCTCGACCGGAACCCGCGGGTCGTCGTGCGTGACGTGCGCGTGCTCACCTCGAACTGGTTCGTGACGCGTGCGACGACGTTCGACTTCCGGCACGCCGACGGCACGTGGTCGACGGAGGAGCGCGAAACCTACGACCGCGGCGACGGCGCGACGATCCTGCTCTACGACACCGCCGCGCGGACCGTGCTCCTCACCCGGCAGTTCCGGTATCCGGCGTATGTGAACGAGCACCCCGACGGCATGCTGATCGAGACCGCAGCCGGGCTGCTCGACGCCGACGATGCCGAGACGGCGATCCGCCGTGAGGCCGAGGAGGAGATCGGCGCGCCGGTCGGTGACGTCGAGCGCGTGTTCGACGTGTACATGAGCCCCGGGTCGATCACTGAGCGCCTGCACTTCTTCGCCGCGCCGTACCGCCACGGCGACATCGCGCACGGTTCGCGCGCGGGACTCGCCGAGGAGGGCGAGGACATCGAGGTGCTCGAGCTCGACTTCGACGACGCCCTCGCCCGTATCGGCGTCGACATCGTCGACGCCAAGACCATCATGCTGCTGCAGTGGGCCGCACTCCGCGGCCCCTTCGCCCCGCGCGCCTGA
- a CDS encoding YajQ family cyclic di-GMP-binding protein has protein sequence MADSTFDIVSKVDKMEADNAVNQARKEIEQRYDFKGVGASVEWSGEKILLKASTEERVTAVLDVVQSKFIKRGISLKSLDAGEPYASGKEFRVEVGLKNGIDQEHAKKIGKLIRDEAPKSVKSQIQGDELRVSSKSRDDLQETMRLLKGADLDVDLQFVNFR, from the coding sequence ATGGCAGATTCGACGTTCGACATCGTCAGCAAGGTCGACAAGATGGAGGCCGACAACGCCGTCAACCAGGCCCGCAAAGAGATCGAGCAGCGCTACGACTTCAAGGGCGTCGGCGCATCGGTCGAGTGGAGCGGTGAGAAGATCCTGCTCAAGGCGAGCACCGAGGAGCGCGTCACCGCCGTGCTCGACGTCGTGCAGTCGAAGTTCATCAAGCGGGGCATCTCGCTGAAGAGCCTCGACGCGGGCGAGCCGTACGCCTCGGGCAAGGAGTTCCGCGTCGAGGTCGGTCTGAAGAACGGCATCGACCAGGAGCACGCGAAGAAGATCGGCAAGCTGATCCGCGACGAGGCGCCCAAGTCGGTCAAATCGCAGATCCAGGGCGACGAGCTGCGCGTCTCGTCCAAGAGTCGCGACGACCTGCAGGAGACGATGCGCCTCCTCAAGGGCGCCGACCTCGACGTCGACCTGCAGTTCGTCAACTTCCGCTGA
- a CDS encoding glycoside hydrolase family 13 protein, which produces MTEHEASVDASVISDDPDWWRQAAVYQIYPRSFADSDGDGIGDLRGITSRVPYLRELGVDAVWLSPFYPSALADGGYDVDDYRDVDPRLGTLDDFDEMVAALHRAGIRIITDIVPNHSSNRHEWFREALAAGPGSPERDRYVFRDGHGPHLDQPPSDWESMFGGSAWEPTDDGQFYLHLFAPEQPDFNWHHPDVRADFLKTLRFWSDRGVDGFRVDVAHALAKDLSHPLPTHAELEATRLVTDGSHPLWDREELDEIYAEWRAVFNEYDPPRIAVAEAWVAPSRRHRYAAETSLGQAFNFDLLRDDFDAGDFRRTIADNLVFARESGSSNTWVFSNHDVVRHATRYGLPDDQGQDGAVGRAWVLSGGQTPPLDRDRGVRRARAATLLMLALPGCAYLYQGEELGLHEVAEIPDDARQDPTFFRSPGVDRGRDGCRVPLPWVADAPAFGFGPADASYLPQPEWFREHAVDVEASDPDSTLSLYRRALALRRELQAAETLTWAEHGDDPEVLAFDRPGGWRVVTNFRPRPVPMPAGDVLVASGPLDEASDSPGARELPGETTVWLRVAPSVD; this is translated from the coding sequence ATGACCGAGCACGAGGCATCCGTCGACGCATCCGTCATCTCCGACGATCCCGACTGGTGGCGCCAGGCCGCCGTCTACCAGATCTACCCACGCAGCTTCGCCGACAGTGACGGCGACGGCATCGGCGATCTGCGCGGCATCACGAGCCGCGTACCGTACCTGCGTGAGCTCGGCGTCGACGCCGTCTGGCTCTCGCCGTTCTATCCGTCGGCGCTCGCCGACGGCGGGTACGACGTCGACGACTACCGCGACGTCGATCCCCGGCTGGGGACGCTCGACGACTTCGACGAGATGGTGGCCGCGCTGCACCGCGCGGGGATCCGGATCATCACCGACATCGTGCCGAACCACTCGTCGAACCGGCACGAGTGGTTCCGCGAGGCGCTCGCGGCCGGCCCGGGCAGCCCCGAGCGTGACCGGTACGTGTTCCGCGACGGCCACGGCCCGCACCTCGACCAGCCACCGAGCGACTGGGAGTCCATGTTCGGCGGCTCGGCGTGGGAGCCGACCGACGACGGCCAGTTCTACCTGCACCTGTTCGCGCCCGAGCAGCCCGACTTCAACTGGCATCACCCCGACGTTCGGGCCGACTTCCTGAAGACGCTCCGGTTCTGGAGCGACCGCGGCGTCGACGGCTTCCGCGTCGACGTCGCGCACGCGCTCGCGAAAGACCTCAGCCATCCGCTGCCCACCCATGCCGAGCTCGAGGCCACCCGCCTCGTGACCGACGGCTCGCACCCGCTCTGGGATCGCGAAGAGCTGGACGAGATCTACGCCGAGTGGCGCGCCGTCTTCAACGAGTACGACCCGCCGCGCATCGCGGTCGCCGAGGCCTGGGTGGCGCCCAGCCGCCGCCACCGGTACGCCGCGGAGACGAGCCTCGGGCAGGCGTTCAACTTCGACCTGCTGCGCGACGACTTCGACGCCGGCGACTTCCGTCGGACGATCGCCGACAATCTCGTCTTCGCCCGCGAGAGCGGCTCATCGAACACCTGGGTGTTCTCGAACCACGACGTCGTGCGCCATGCGACACGCTACGGCCTGCCCGACGATCAGGGGCAGGACGGCGCGGTCGGCCGCGCCTGGGTGCTCTCAGGGGGCCAGACGCCGCCGCTCGACCGGGATCGCGGGGTCCGGCGAGCGCGGGCCGCGACCCTCCTCATGCTCGCGCTGCCCGGCTGCGCCTACCTCTACCAGGGCGAGGAGCTCGGGCTGCACGAGGTCGCGGAGATCCCCGACGATGCGCGGCAGGATCCGACCTTCTTCCGCAGCCCGGGCGTCGATCGCGGCCGCGACGGATGCCGCGTGCCATTGCCGTGGGTCGCGGATGCGCCGGCGTTCGGCTTCGGTCCGGCGGATGCCTCGTACCTCCCCCAGCCCGAATGGTTCCGGGAGCACGCGGTCGACGTCGAGGCATCCGACCCCGACTCGACCCTCTCGCTCTACCGGCGCGCGCTCGCGCTGCGGCGCGAGCTGCAGGCTGCCGAGACGCTGACCTGGGCCGAGCACGGCGACGACCCCGAGGTGCTCGCCTTCGACCGCCCGGGTGGATGGCGCGTGGTGACGAACTTCCGGCCGCGCCCGGTGCCGATGCCGGCGGGCGACGTGCTCGTCGCGAGCGGCCCGCTCGACGAGGCATCCGACTCGCCCGGCGCACGAGAGCTGCCCGGCGAGACGACCGTCTGGCTGCGCGTGGCACCCTCGGTAGACTGA
- a CDS encoding inositol monophosphatase family protein, producing MTIPDASAPSPAELLVIARDIAVSAGSFALEARRAGVEIAATKSTPTDIVTAVDRDTEALIRRLILEARPDDGILGEEEATHIGTSGLDWIVDPIDGTVNFLYGIPAWAVSIAVVAGPPTPGSWTALAGVVVNPVTGELFEASAGGGARLGGRALEVVEHVSLDQALVGTGFSYAAERRRAQAEVLTSLLPRVRDIRRIGAASLDLCSVAAGRLDAFYEIGLNAWDHAAGALIAREAGAVITGPGGGHESHEFLLAAVPSVHEDVAAALRDAGVPA from the coding sequence ATGACCATCCCCGACGCATCCGCGCCCTCGCCCGCCGAACTCCTCGTCATCGCCCGCGACATCGCGGTCAGCGCAGGAAGCTTCGCGCTCGAGGCCCGGCGCGCCGGCGTCGAGATCGCGGCGACGAAGTCCACGCCGACCGACATCGTGACCGCCGTCGATCGCGACACCGAGGCGCTGATCCGCCGGCTGATCCTCGAGGCCCGGCCCGACGACGGCATCCTCGGCGAGGAGGAGGCGACGCACATCGGGACGAGCGGGCTCGACTGGATCGTGGATCCGATCGACGGCACGGTCAACTTCCTCTACGGCATCCCGGCCTGGGCCGTGAGCATCGCCGTGGTCGCCGGGCCTCCCACGCCGGGCTCGTGGACCGCCCTGGCGGGCGTCGTGGTGAACCCGGTCACCGGGGAACTTTTCGAGGCCAGCGCCGGCGGTGGCGCCAGGCTGGGCGGGCGCGCGCTCGAGGTCGTCGAGCATGTCTCGCTCGACCAGGCGCTCGTCGGCACGGGCTTCTCGTACGCCGCTGAGCGACGGCGGGCCCAGGCCGAGGTGCTCACCAGCCTGCTGCCCCGCGTGCGCGACATCCGCCGAATCGGTGCGGCGTCGCTCGACCTGTGCTCGGTCGCTGCGGGGCGACTCGACGCGTTCTACGAGATCGGCCTGAACGCGTGGGACCATGCGGCGGGAGCGCTCATCGCGCGCGAGGCGGGCGCCGTGATCACCGGACCGGGCGGCGGGCACGAGAGTCACGAGTTCCTGCTCGCGGCCGTGCCGAGCGTGCACGAGGACGTCGCGGCGGCGCTCCGCGACGCCGGTGTGCCGGCCTGA
- a CDS encoding peptidoglycan DD-metalloendopeptidase family protein has translation MPESPLVPDGSTPGTTAPLRSEQPLTRRERREREAAEAAAAASAAFDGRPETGSTGIAEPAISTTPVMAIVESAPVSTEPASATPVPEVPVAPEQIVMLEPAVVSSRRERRAGEAPGRRARDTDDVRAETSGRRARGAVDAHTSAAPAGDPGAVSPRRGGRRAMRAIVAMGFAAGMALATSVPALSLLTPSDVQAMSLASEAVTLNDPGQRVEVDGDVIASPTVEREGYQHQTIEEYARAAGIRAEATFTNNPSGTIQWPFAVGVHIGDRFGYRSCAGCSSNHGGQDFNPGLGAEIQAIADGVVSNSTDAGGSLGVVTMIDHVIDGETITSVYAHMQYDSRRFEVGDAVKVGDVLGTTGSTGMSTGPHLHFEIRLGGINGTKTDPLEWLYANTN, from the coding sequence GTGCCCGAGTCCCCCCTCGTGCCCGACGGTTCAACGCCAGGCACGACTGCTCCCCTGCGGTCCGAGCAACCCCTGACGCGCCGCGAGCGCCGTGAGCGTGAGGCTGCCGAGGCGGCCGCTGCTGCATCAGCTGCGTTCGACGGCCGGCCGGAGACCGGGAGCACGGGCATTGCGGAGCCGGCCATCTCGACGACCCCCGTGATGGCGATCGTCGAATCCGCGCCGGTCTCGACCGAGCCGGCCTCGGCGACGCCGGTTCCCGAGGTCCCCGTCGCCCCGGAGCAAATCGTCATGCTCGAGCCCGCGGTCGTGTCGTCGCGTCGCGAACGCCGCGCGGGCGAGGCCCCCGGGCGACGCGCCCGCGACACCGACGACGTGCGCGCCGAGACATCCGGTCGCCGCGCCAGGGGGGCGGTCGATGCGCACACCTCCGCCGCACCGGCCGGCGACCCGGGTGCGGTCTCGCCGCGCCGCGGCGGCCGCCGCGCGATGCGCGCGATCGTGGCCATGGGCTTCGCTGCGGGCATGGCGCTCGCGACCTCGGTGCCCGCGCTGTCGCTGCTGACGCCCTCCGATGTGCAGGCGATGTCGCTCGCGTCCGAGGCGGTCACATTGAACGATCCGGGTCAGCGGGTCGAGGTCGACGGTGACGTCATCGCCTCGCCGACGGTCGAACGCGAGGGGTACCAGCACCAGACCATCGAGGAGTACGCACGCGCGGCGGGCATCCGCGCCGAGGCGACCTTCACCAACAACCCGTCGGGCACCATCCAGTGGCCGTTCGCGGTGGGCGTGCACATCGGCGACCGGTTCGGCTATCGCAGCTGCGCGGGCTGCTCCAGCAATCACGGCGGGCAGGACTTCAACCCGGGCCTCGGTGCTGAGATCCAGGCGATCGCCGACGGCGTCGTGTCGAACTCGACCGACGCGGGCGGCTCGCTCGGCGTGGTCACCATGATCGATCACGTCATCGACGGCGAGACCATCACGAGCGTCTACGCGCACATGCAGTACGACTCGCGCCGCTTCGAGGTGGGCGATGCGGTGAAGGTCGGCGACGTGCTCGGCACGACCGGTTCGACGGGCATGTCGACGGGCCCCCACCTGCACTTCGAGATCCGGCTCGGCGGTATCAACGGCACGAAGACCGACCCGCTCGAGTGGCTGTACGCGAATACCAACTGA